A DNA window from Betta splendens chromosome 6, fBetSpl5.4, whole genome shotgun sequence contains the following coding sequences:
- the endouc gene encoding LOW QUALITY PROTEIN: uridylate-specific endoribonuclease C (The sequence of the model RefSeq protein was modified relative to this genomic sequence to represent the inferred CDS: substituted 1 base at 1 genomic stop codon), translating into MSAKICGVFVLAVFAGGLSALRPAVNQELSNIFNELWRLDVNRMKPGVDXTISVQGRASFVSQGSHVAQDHASLPLFSGVNESKLRNTTTFLRFMKLLDNYERSTGVAERVTTEELTEISLFLEAVLETEVMKRAHKYLVSKGKSSSDLRLFKSQLNLVWFHIYHRQRNTGLDSCGFEHVFVGETKSGTEVVGFHNWIQFYLQEKNRHLDYKGYKARENDLPDQDDHVVNLQFSWHGALKPVGSTFMGTSPEFEMAVFTIIFLMNTERSTTVLVNIDQCQMELVVVRQGRSLGTAYPKLLSSNGRHVGQHSQ; encoded by the exons ATGTCTGCAAA GATTTGTGGAGTCTTTGTCTTGGCAGTGTTTGCTGGTGGACTGAGTGCATTAAG acCAGCTGTAAACCAGGAACTATCCAATATTTTCAATGAGCTATGGAGGTTGGACGTGAACCGCATGAAGCCTGGGGTCGACTAAACAATTTCTGTTCAG GGCAGAGCCAGTTTTGTAAGTCAGGGCAGCCATGTTGCACAGGATCACGCCTCACTGCCTCTGTTCTCCGGCGTTAATGAGAGCAAGCTCAGGAACACGACCACCTTCTTGC GGTTCATGAAACTCCTGGACAACTATGAGCGCTCCACAGGCGTGGCCGAACGGGTCACAACGGAGGAACTGACAGAGATCAGTCtcttcctggaggctgttttggAGACAGAGGTCATGAAG CGGGCACATAAATACCTGGTGAGCAAAGGAAAGTCCAGCTCTGACCTGAGGTTGTTTAAGAGTCAGCTGAATTTGGTCTGGTTCCACATctaccacagacagaggaacacaGG CCTCGACTCGTGTGGATTTGAGCATGTCTTCGTTGGAGAGACAAAATCTGGAACAGAAGTGGTTGGTTTTCACAACTGGATTCAGTTCTacctgcaggaaaaaaacaggCACTTGGACTATAAAGGCTACAAGGCcagagagaacgactta CCTGATCAGGACGACCATGTGGTAAACCTGCAGTTCAGCTGGCATGGTGCTTTGAAGCCTGTGGGCAGCACCTTCATGGGGACCAGCCCCGAGTTTGAGATGGCAGTTTTCACCATCATTTTTCTGATGAACACAGAGAGGAGCACTACAGTGCTGGTCAACATTGACCAGTGCCAGATGGAGCTGGTGGTCGTCAGACAGGGGCGCTCCCTCGGCACAGCGTACCCCAAACTGCTGAGCAGCAATGGCAGACATGTCGGGCAGCATTCACAgtga